In one Melospiza melodia melodia isolate bMelMel2 chromosome 5, bMelMel2.pri, whole genome shotgun sequence genomic region, the following are encoded:
- the SLC25A4 gene encoding ADP/ATP translocase 1, translated as MGDQALSFVKDFLAGGIAAAVSKTAVAPIERVKLLLQVQHASKQITADKQYKGIVDCIVRIPKEQGIASFWRGNLANVIRYFPTQALNFAFKDKYKQIFLGGVDKHKQFWRYFAGNLASGGAAGATSLCFVYPLDFARTRLAADVGKGATEREFSGLGDCIVKIFKSDGLKGLYQGFSVSVQGIIIYRAAYFGVYDTAKGMLPDPKNVHIIVSWMIAQSVTAVAGLVSYPFDTVRRRMMMQSGRKGADIMYKGTIDCWRKIAKDEGSKAFFKGAWSNVLRGMGGAFVLVLYDEIKKYV; from the exons ATGGGTGACCAAGCGCTCAGCTTCGTCAAGGACTTTCTGGCCGGCGGGATCGCCGCCGCCGTCTCCAAGACGGCTGTCGCCCCCATCGAGAGAGTGAAgttgctgctgcag GTCCAGCATGCCAGCAAACAGATCACGGCCGATAAGCAGTACAAGGGCATCGTGGACTGCATAGTCCGCATCCCCAAGGAGCAGGGCATCGCCTCCTTCTGGAGAGGCAACTTGGCCAATGTCATCCGATACTTCCCCACCCAGGCCCTTAACTTCGCCTTCAAGGACAAGTACAAGCAGATCTTCCTGGGCGGAGTGGACAAGCACAAGCAGTTCTGGCGCTACTTCGCGGGAAACCTCGCGTCCGGGGGTGCCGCGGGAGCCACCTCCCTCTGCTTCGTCTACCCGCTGGATTTTGCCAGGACCCGGCTGGCGGCTGATGTGGGCAAAGGAGCCACTGAGAGGGAGTTCTCTGGCCTGGGCGACTGCATTGTCAAGATCTTTAAGTCTGATGGCCTGAAGGGCTTGTACCAAGGATTTAGCGTGTCTGTCCAGGGCATCATCATCTACAGAGCAGCCTATTTTGGGGTATACGATACGGCCAAGG GTATGTTGCCTGATCCAAAGAATGTGCACATCATAGTGAGCTGGATGATTGCCCAGAGTGTTACTGCAGTGGCAGGGCTGGTTTCTTATCCTTTTGATACTGTGCGGCGTAGGATGATGATGCAGTCTGGCCGAAAGGGAG CTGATATTATGTATAAGGGCACAATTGATTGCTGGAGGAAGATAGCTAAAGACGAAGGATCCAAAGCGTTCTTCAAGGGTGCCTGGTCGAATGTGTTGCGAGGCATGGGCGGAGCTTTTGTATTAGTACTTTATGATGAAATCAAGAAGTATGTCTAA